The following coding sequences lie in one Acropora palmata chromosome 3, jaAcrPala1.3, whole genome shotgun sequence genomic window:
- the LOC141877128 gene encoding visual pigment-like receptor peropsin, whose amino-acid sequence MNDVPAPFPSTTRMTTRSDDNPNSARRPQQIAFIVYVVIMTVILIVGFLGNLFTIIVLRCPEHKKKIITPLMMNLAFADIIIIVFGYPVVMASNFTEHNVLTNPLLCVWSGFINGSVGIASIANLTMMSLVMFKSLNKVGTVKKIPWKKMLAMILFTWVYGVVSMFPPLVGWNKFVPGSSGISCCPDWSPDTKAAVGYNVLLVFVGFVLPLTIIIFCYYRMYRFIHTQQPVTGNASIQASRRRSEIKIVRMIALAIAAFVLSWSPYCFVSIAGTIRGSSLLTAGEAEVPDLLAKASVIYNPIVYTVMNDRFRGTLLRVIPCRRWFNGDINPTVSVSAPNSQEGNSHHFRERPQSVKGNSTV is encoded by the exons atgaaTGACGTCCCAGCACCATTCCCCAGCACGACGCGAATGACAACAAGAAGTGATGATAATCCAAATTCAGCCAGAAGACCCCAACAGATCGCCTTCATAGTTTACGTTGTGATCATGACGGTCATATTGATAGTGGGTTTTCTCGGAAATCTGTTCACGATTATTGTCTTACGCTGCCCagaacacaagaaaaaaatcatcacaCCGCTGATGATGAATCTTGCTTTTGCAgacattattatcattgttttcgGCTATCCGGTGGTTATGGCATCCAACTTTACAGAGCACAATGTCCTAACAAACCCCCTGCTTTGTGTCTGGTCGGGATTTATTAATGGTTCTGTAGGCATCGCTTCCATTGCCAACTTGACGATGATGAGTCTTGTAATGTTTAAAAGCCTCAATAAAGTCGgtactgtaaaaaaaattccatggaaaaaaatgttagCCATGATATTATTCACATGGGTGTATGGGGTGGTCTCCATGTTTCCTCCGCTGGTTGGCTGGAACAAGTTCGTACCAGGCTCCTCAGGAATAAGCTGCTGTCCAGATTGGTCACCTGACACAAAGGCAGCGGTTGGTTACAATGTTCTTCTAGTTTTTGTTGGCTTCGTTCTTCCTCTCACgatcattattttctgctACTATCGGATGTATAG gTTTATTCACACCCAACAACCTGTAACAGGAAATGCTTCCATTCAGGCCAGCCGTAGAAGATCCGAGATCAAAATAGTCCGTATGATTGCTTTGGCGATAGCAGCATTTGTCCTGAGCTGGTCACCGTACTGTTTCGTCAGCATCGCTGGCACTATCCGGGGATCTTCCTTGCTGACAGCAGGCGAGGCTGAAGTTCCGGATTTACTGGCCAAAGCGTCGGTTATATACAATCCAATTGTCTATACAGTGATGAATGACAGATTCCGAGGAACACTGCTGCGGGTTATTCCATGTCGAAGATGGTTCAACGGGGACATTAATCCTACAGTATCAGTGTCTGCCCCAAATTCACAAGAAGGCAACAGTCATCACTTTCGGGAAAGACCTCAAAGCGTCAAAGGAAATAGTACAGTgtaa